The Flavobacteriales bacterium DNA segment GGAGCGTGTAGAACAGTTAGAAAAATACTAGACTTTATGACGTTTAGGCAGTTTGTCCCATACCAATTGGTAAGAGTGGTCAATCCATTCTTGTACTTGCTTTGAGGATAAGCCATCTACAATTATAGTGTTCCAATGTTTTTTATTGGAGTGGTAGCCTGGGGTAACTTGCCAATAAGCTTCTCTTAGCTCTATGGCTTTTTCAGGCTCACACTTGAGGTTCATTCTCAAAGGGTCTTGCCCTAAGGAGATAAGAGCAAACATTTTGTTATGAACCTTAAAGACTAAAGTGCTTTCATCAAAAGGAAAACTCTCGCTAACCTGTTTTTTTGCTAAGCAATAGTCTCTTAATTCTTCTATCATATTAAGGCGTAAAGCGTAGGTCTGCTAGGACTAGCGTCGTTGTGAAATGGGGCAAAGCTGAGGTTGAGTAAATAACGTCCGTCTTTGATTTTTGATGGCACGTATATTAGTTCAGTAATACTACAATCCATTCTAGTATGTTGAGGATAGTCCCAAAAGGCATGGTGAGCAGCCAATACGCCATTATCTTGTTCTTTATCTACGGACGGCAAGTCAATGAGTAAATGCTTTACGCCTAAGTCTTTCAATAATTGAGCGGCTTCTTTTTCCAAATAGGGTGGGTTGGTATTAGAATATGCCATTGTTTTTTTATCCTCTCCATTCGGAAGAGTTCTAATAACTATAGCTTCAATATTGTTTTCGATAAGGTTTTGAATTTGTGTTTTAGTAATAACTCCATCATCGCCTTGCTTTGTAGGTTCTATGCTTATGAGTTGGGCGTTAAAAAAATAGCTAGTTATACAATCGTTTACTGATTCTTTGTTTTCTGAAATGTGCCCTACACATTCGGTATGTGTGCCATGTCCGTGAGGGTTGAAAGAAACATTGAAAAAATTGACTGAACCACCTTGTTTAACTTCTCCTACCCAGTCGCCCATCACTACAGCATCCATTTTTACTTCAGGTACATACCAAGCGGTTGGATTGTCTAAACCTGCTTTTAGTGGTAAGGAAATATCTATGGGTTTGGATAAATCGACTCTAAATGTTTGGTCTTGATGTGTAATGTTTGCTATCATGGCTTAAAAGTATTCAAAATTTAATAAATAGTCTTGTTTTTAGTGTTTTTGTCAATTCTGGGTTTTTAAAA contains these protein-coding regions:
- a CDS encoding MmcQ/YjbR family DNA-binding protein yields the protein MIEELRDYCLAKKQVSESFPFDESTLVFKVHNKMFALISLGQDPLRMNLKCEPEKAIELREAYWQVTPGYHSNKKHWNTIIVDGLSSKQVQEWIDHSYQLVWDKLPKRHKV
- a CDS encoding cyclase family protein produces the protein MIANITHQDQTFRVDLSKPIDISLPLKAGLDNPTAWYVPEVKMDAVVMGDWVGEVKQGGSVNFFNVSFNPHGHGTHTECVGHISENKESVNDCITSYFFNAQLISIEPTKQGDDGVITKTQIQNLIENNIEAIVIRTLPNGEDKKTMAYSNTNPPYLEKEAAQLLKDLGVKHLLIDLPSVDKEQDNGVLAAHHAFWDYPQHTRMDCSITELIYVPSKIKDGRYLLNLSFAPFHNDASPSRPTLYALI